In Leucobacter denitrificans, the genomic window CACGCTCAAGGAGGGTGTCACCTTCACCGACGGCACCCCGCTTGATGCCGCAGCGATCAAGGCGAACGTCGAGCATCTTCAGGATCCAGAAACGCAGTCGTCGACCGGCTACCTCGCCGTGCAGAAGGTGGCAGAGGTCGAGGTCGTTGATGACACGCACGCCCGCTTCCACATGTCGGCCCCCGACTCGGCCCTGCTCGAGTCGATGAGCCAGCAGTGGACCGCGATTCAGTCACCTGCCGGAATCGAGCGCGGCATGGAGGCAAACTGCCAGGCCCCAATCGGCACCGGCCCCTTCGTCGTTGACGAGTGGGTACCTCAGGACCACGTGACGCTCGTACGCAACGAGGACTACCAGACACCCGGCCCCGAGAACGACCACGACGGCGGCGCTTTTGTCGACGCGATCGAGTGGCGCTTCATCCCAGACGCAGCAACGCGAAACGCAGCGCTCGTGTCTGGTGAGGTCAACATCGTCGACAACCCTCTTCCGGCCGACATCGTCGCTGCCGAGGCTGGCGACGAGATCTCCCACATCGATGCCCCTCGCCCAGGCGCCGTGAACCGAATCGAGCTGAACTCGAATCAGGCACCGTTCAACGACAGCAAGGTGCGTGAGGCATTCATTCGGGCCGCAAACCCAGACGCTGGCATCGACACCCTCTTCCAGGGCACCGCGCCGAGGTCACACTCACCACTCTCGAGCATCGAACCGCTCGGGTACAGCGACGAGTCGCTCTTTGCCTACGACCTCGACGAGGCCGCTAAGCTGCTCGACGAAGCAGGCTGGACCGAAGGAGCAGACGGCGTACGCGAGAAGGACGGCGAGAAGCTCACCGTTCGCTTCCCGGTCAGCACGAACCAGTCGACTGCGACCGAGCAGTCACTCTTCCAACAGATTCAGGCGAACGTCGCCGAGGTCGGATTCGACGTGCAGCTCGAGCCGCTCGATCTCAGCTCGTGGTACGGCGCACTCGCAGCACACGAGTACGAGGCAGTCAGTGCACCGTACACAAAGGTCGGGCCAGATGTGCTCCGCATCCTGTACCATTCGGCCAGCCTGGTACCCGCACCATCGGGCTACTTCGCGAACCTCGCCCAGCTGAACGACCCTGAGCTCGACGCGCTGCTCGACGAAGCATCGGCAACCCTCGATGCAGACACTCGCGCAGGCATTTACGAAGAGGCGCAACAGCGCATCCTCTCCACGTTCACTGTTCTGCCGCTCTATGACCAGCAGAACCACTTCCTCACCCAGGGCGTCGACGGCGTTACCACGCTCGGAACCGTCGCGACTCCCACCTTCGTGAACGCGAAGCTCACCGCGTAACCCTCGCATGTCAACACCTAAGAGCATCGCCGTCGCCGTGCTGAATAAGCTCGGCGCGGCGGTGCTCGTGGTGTGGCTCACCGCCACTGTCGTCTTCTTGGCGCTCAGGGCATCAGGTGATCCACTCGAAGCAATTCTCGGCGGCCCCGGTTCTCAAGCGAGCCCCGAGGCCGTCGCGCAAGCGCGCGCAGATTACGGCCTCGACCAGCCATTCTTCATGCAGTATCTCTCCCAGCTCTGGCGAGTAGCGACACTGCAGTTCGGCGACTCCTACGCCCGCAAGCAGCCAGTCGCAGACCTGCTTGCCGCAAACGTTCCCCCAACCCTTGTGCTCGCGACGTTGGCTTTCGTGCTCGCGTGGGTACTCGCGCTCGCTGCGACCCTTGCAGCGTCGACCGCGCGGGGTCGCCTGGGTCGTGCGATTCGATCCGCTCTCACCGGAATCGAGACCGTCTCGAGCGTCATGCCACAGTTCTTTCTCGGCGCCGTACTCATCTTGGTGTTCGCTTCGCAGCTGCAGTGGCTGCCCGCGACCGGAGGCGCTTCAGGCGGCGCCCGTGCGCTCATACTGCCCGTGATCACGCTCGCTGTTCCCATCGCCGGCTACCTCGCACACGTACTCCACGGGCCACTCACCGAAGCCGACACCGCACCGTTCGCAACCACCGCACGCTCGCGCGGCGCTTCGGAGTCCCGCGTGCTGCTGCGCCATACACTCAGGCACGCCGCACTCCCGGCTATCTCGCTTTCGGGGTGGGCCTATGGTTCGCTGCTGAGCGGCGCAGTGGTCGTCGAGGTGCTCTTCGCCCGGCAGGGCCTCGGCAGGCTCTTGCTCGAAGCCACAACCGTGCGCGATATGCCGGTCGTCATCGGGTCGATCACCATCGTCGCGCTGTTGTACGTCGTCGTACTCATCGTCACTGACATTGTCGAGCGGATCGTCGACCCCCGCGGCACTGCCCGTCGTGAACTCGCGAGCTCCGGCTCAGATGCATCAACCGAGGTGGTCGCATGACTATAACGGCAACGAGACCGCGGTTCTCTCTGCGCTCCCTCGAATCGGGATGGTTCTCGGTGACGATCTCAGCGCTGTTTCTCGCGTTCATCACCATTGCAGCGCTAGCGCCTTCACTCCTCGCCCCAGGCGATCCGCTTGCGATTGCGCCCACGGAAGGATTTGCGGAGCCCTCACTCGTACATCTCTTCGGTACCGACGAGTCGGGTCGTGACATCTACACCCGTGTGGTGCATGGCGCTGGCTCATCGGTCGGCATCGGCCTCGCCGCCACCGCGATCGGCGTGGTCGCCGGCGCTGTGCTCGGATTCGCCGCGGGTCTCGGGCCTCGCTGGCTCGATGCGGCTCTCGCACGGGTATTTGAGGTGCTCTTCGCGCTCCCCACGCTTGTCATAGCCCTGCTATTTGTGGCCGTGCTCGGAGGCGGCGCCTGGTCGGCAACCCTCGCGATCGGGCTTGCAACTATTCCCGGCTACGCCCGCATGATTCGCGCGCGAGTTCGCGGAATCGCGGCAAGCGGGTATGCCGAATGGGCGCGTCTTGACGGCGCCGGCCCGTTCAGCGTGTTTGCGAAACACATCGCCCCGAACTCGCTCTGGCCGCTGGTCTCTGCAGCCACCCTGGGTGTCGGCCAGTCGATCGTCTGGGTTGCCGCGCTCGGCTTCCTCGGTCTTGGTGCCGAGCCACCCGCACCCGAGTGGGGCGCGATGCTCGACGCGGGCAGGGTGTACCTCTCGAGTGCCTGGTGGATGACTGTGATGCCCGGCCTCACGATCGTCGCAACCGCAACCGCCCTCACTGTCATCGGGCGCCGCTTCGCAGCAGGAGGTAGCCGATGACTGGCACCGTGCTTGAGATTGCAAACCTCACGGTCACCCGAAAGGGCGCTGGAGGGGTGCGAGTCCCCGTGCTGCACGATATCAGCCTGTCGCTCGCTCCTGGCGAGTGCCTCGCGATTGTCGGCTCGTCTGGTGCTGGCAAGTCCGTGCTTTCGCGAACGTTGCTCGGGCTCACCGACGCGAGTGGCGGAAACTCGTGGCGTGTGGATGCCGAGCAGTTCGACATCGCCGGGCAAGACGTTCGTCGGGCCTCGCGCCGGCAGTGGCGCTCGCTCCGCGGCAGCGAGGTCGCGCTCGTGCTGCAAGACGCTCTGCAATCCCTCGATCCATTGCGAACTATCGAGGCTGAGGTAAGCGAGGCCCTTGCCATTCGCGGTGTGCCGCGGCGTGAACGTCGGGCGCAGACGATCCGCGCGCTTGAGGCGGCTGGCCTCCCCCATGCCGAGACGCTGCTGCACCTTCGCTCAGACGCTCTCTCGGGAGGAATGCGCCAGCGTGCCCTCATTGCCTCAGCACTGATCGGCAATCCATCAATCCTCATCGCAGATGAGCCGACGACCGCGCTCGACCCCGCAACTGCGCGGCAGGTACTCGATGAGTTCGCGCGGGTGCGTGATTCGGGAGCCTCCCTCGTTGTAGTGAGTCACGACCTTGCAGCTGTTGCTCGCATTGCCGACCGCATCGCGGTCATCGAAGACGGTACGTTTGTTGAAGTTGGCCACGCCACGCAGATACTTGAAGAGCCGCACCACCCAGCCACGAAGGCGCTCGTCGCCGCAATCCCCCATCGTGGGGCTGGCTCACGACCCGATGCCGCCCCTGCTGGCGAAGTACTCGCAGAGTTCACCAATGCAACGAGATCGTTCGGCGAGAGAGGCGGAAAGTACCTCGGCGTACGAGACGTCAATCTCACGGTCAATCGCGGCCAAATTCTCGGTGTTGCCGGTGGATCAGGCGAGGGCAAGACCACCCTGTCGCGAATCCTTGCCGGGGCTGAGCGCCTCGACTCGGGCAACCTCACGCTTCGCGATGGATCGCGCGTGCGACTCATTCCGCAGGATCCGCTTGCGACCTTCGATCCACGCTGGCGAACCGCCCGTATTCTTGCGGCAACCATCAAGCGCGCGGAGTATGCCGCGGGTGAGGCGCCCACGCCCGCAGCGCTCATGGAGCGTGTGGGTTTGAGTCCTGCGTTGCTCTCGCGGTATCCGTCAACGCTCTCTGGCGGAGAACGCCAGCGCGTGGCAATCGCGCGCGCGCTTGCGGCACGACCAAACATTCTGGTGTGTGACGAGGCGGTCTCGGCGCTCGACACCGTCACTCAAGCGGGCGTACTCGACCTGCTTGCCACACTCCGCAGCGAACTCGCCATTGTGTTCGTCTCGCACGACCTCTCGGCGCTCCTGTCGGTCGCCGACCGGGTCGTGGTGATGCAAGAGGGGCGGATCGCGACACCAGAAGAAACCGAAGCGTTTCTCGCCGTCGAACACGCGTAACGGCTGCTGCCTGCCCCCTGCTGCGTACCCTACCCAACACCTGCCGCACCCCCTGCCCAACGCTTCCCCAACTGTTCAGTGGTCACTTTGGTGCGCCAAACCTGGGCAATCTGCGTCAAAGCGCCCACCGAACCAGAACGTAACGTCAAGCTAGTTCGATAGCTTTGGGCTCTAACCTGAGCTATTCACGCGACCGAAGTGCTCAATAGATATTGAGCAGCCTCACATCAACTCGCTGTTGTTGAAGTCCTTACCGAAGGATTCCCTGCATCTCGATGCTCGGGACTAGACAATCAAAATGCGCAAGGCACGTTTCAATATGCGCAAGGTGCGCCAAATCGTGGTTTCTCGTCGTGCAAGAAACTAAATTAATTGACGCGCAGACACTTCAGATCACTAATACTGCGACATCAAATTCACGCCAGAGGAGAGTGATCATCAAACTAAAACAAATCGCCATTGGCGCACTCATTGCGGGAGCGATGGCGATCGGATCCGCATCGGCTGCGACTGCAACCGCGCCAGAAGCCGGCCCAACAAGCGAAGAAGTACCGCCACCCTTTTCTGACTCCACAAGCCTGTCGCCCGAAGATACCTCCCAGGCTCGAGGCGGGATTCAAAGCTTTGGGTTCAGAGCTGGCGTAGCAGCTGGTTGCTACGGAGAACTAGACAACGTCCACAAATCGGGCGGTATGGCTTCTGTGCACGGTCGAACCGTATGTGCCACCGGCAGCGGAAATTATGTGTCCCTATCTATTGGGTACATCGGTTGGTTCGGCGAGCGGTACGCGGTTGCTTATAATGATGCCGCAGCGTCCGGGAACAAGACCGCGTCAGGACAGGTAAAAAGTGTTTGTTCCGGTAAGGGACTTCAGACTTGGCGAGCATTTGGTTATCACAGCACCTTTCAAGGAGGTTCGACCAAGTACGGGAATACCACGAAAGACGGTCGTTTCAGTTGCTAATTAATAAGGGAATGAGTGTTGCCACCGCGCTGCTGGTGGCAACACTCATTCCCTGCGCTCTTACTGGATGTAGCGGGCCCAAGAGTACCTCGTTTGAGGAGGTGTCAGGTTTCCGAGAATACGAGCCACCCGCTCCCCACCCCCCCCAAATGCTTCGGTGAAAGATCAGAGCACGCTGGAGAGAGCGAGCAGTATTTGGCGAGAAAATGGTGAACTAAGGTCAAATGCAGCAATAGATGAAAACACCATACCCATTAACTACCTCCCACACACAGATGCCCTCCTAGTAGTGTTGGACTCTGAAGTTATTCCAATGGAGGTAAATTTCAGAACCTTCTCTGCGCTAACTGACACGGGCATCCCGGTTTCGAATATTCCTGATTTCGAAATCAAATGTACTGCCAACCCCGATGCCGTGTGTCATATGACTCCGCTAACTGACTCTGTCATTATTTCGATCAGCGCATCCATCCTTTCCGAAGGTATGAATGTACTGGAAGCGTACTATGCAACACAAGAGAAGATTGACGTTAAAGAGGGGGTGAACCATTATGCAGTTTCATGAGCATTCCGACTGGAGTAGCTGGACGTTAGCGCGCAATTTTGTTCCCGAGCAATACTGGGATCTTCCGTTAGCCCGCTTCTTCCTACCGGTGCTGGTCGAAGGAAAGGTCTTACGATGGTCTGAAATTTTGCCTAGTGCGGTGCTAGCGAGTTCTTCACTCGAGGAACTCAGAACAGGTTTATCTCTGTCCATGAACAATAGGCCTCTAACAATCAGCAGCGTACTCGACGCAAGAACTGCCATCGCATTGAGTACCGTTCTGGGGGACCTAAAACTCGATGGCGCATGGTGGCAAGGCTATGGAGAACAATTAGATGGCCCTCGCTGGGCGGTTTCGAGCGACTATGTACGTTCACCTTTTCCAATCTCTGGACTCCGGGAGGGTAGTCGTCTTCCCGAGTTTTGCTGGGACGCAGAAGGTGCCTTTGCATGGGGTGGGCGGCTCTACCCAGACTCATTTGTGATCGCAACGAGTGCTACTCGACTGCGATCCATCGCATCACACCCAGATTTGGATGTCGCTGGGCTCGAAATGGCTCGATCATTTCTTCCTTTAAGCGTGAACGACTAGCTGCCCTCGGCTGCCCGACAACACTCATCCTGGAGCGCAGGCAAAAACCCCCGCGATCCGAGCGGATCAGCGGGGGTTTTGGTATTGGATGGGAAAACTTGGGGGGATCCCGGTCCAGGGGGTGGGTGGTTTTGGGGGTTACCCACATATAGAAGATTACAGAGACGCAGCCTTGCGTCATACCCACCTTTGGCGAAAGATACCTGGACTTTTGTCTAGTACTTATCCAGGCCGATTTCCGCTATCGATTAGGCCATCGGCAGCCGCACCGAGACCAGCCAGGAACGGCTTTCAGGATCAGATTCATCGGGTCCGGCTGTGAACTCACCGCTCACTCCGAGCACGCGCTCGGCCATTCTATTGAGGCCAGTACCGGTCGAGGGTAGATCGCGTCGTGGAACATCGGGCAGCGGGCTATGAATCTTGAGGCTAACGGTCTCAGGTTCAAGCGAGATCTCGATCCGCACCTCACCCATACCCGCGTACTTCAATACATTCGTGGCAGACTCGCGCACAACTCTCGCGAAGATAATTTCAGCACCGCGCGGAATGTTTTCGTCATTTGGATCCCCTACACAAGCTACCGTTCGACCGGTAGCTTCAAACTCTTCCGTCGCTTCCTCAATCGCGGCAGCGAGATCCCCCGAGGGCACCCCAGTACCACGCGGCGCGTCTTCAGCCATCTGAATGACGAACCGGAGGTCACTCAGCGCCTTTCGCGCGGAGGTCTGAATTGCAGACTGCGACGTCGGCCGCGAATTCTCGTCGTCAACGAGTTGCACGTGCATGGCGATCACCGTGAGGTGATGCGCGATACTGTCGTGCAGCTCCCCTGCGATCCACTTACGCTCGGCGAGCACCGCTTCGCGCTCCCGCTCGGCCTGCTCGACAAGTTCTCGTTCAAGTCTGGTGCCACGGGCATAGGAAATGCGGAGCGCGAGGCCCACACCACCGGAGAGCGTGGCCGAGATGAGCACGAGTGCGATGCTCGTAGGCATCGTCGCGTCTTCTCCATACAGGAACGCGTACAGCGCATTGAGGATGAGCAAGCCACCCACATACGCGAAAATAATTGTGGTGCTCGCAAGCCGGAGCACCAGACCCGCTGCAATCGCTCCGGCAACAAGTGCCGGAGCCGCGGATCCAACGAACAATGAAACTGCAATGACGCCCGCAAGCGTACTCACCGCAATGAGCGGTGACCAGATGAACAGCGCGAAACTCAGGGTCGTCGCAATGCTCAGCAGAGTGCGGAACCAGTCAAGATCGGATGAGGTAAAGAATCCGACCAAATCTATGGAGACAATGCCGCCGATTAAGACGAGCACTGCAATGCGTTCGGGTCGGGTCAGTGGTTCAGCCTGGCCCAGTTGAAAGCGCGTAGAAGCACGTTCTGATTCCCCGCGAATCGTCATGCTTCCAAGTATCCCCTATTTGGCGTTTAGCCGATGCCGAGCAGCTTGGCGAGAAGTTCCCAGAAAGTCATTTATTTCACCCCCGTTTTGTATCCGAATGTCTAAGTAGTTCTAGTCTCGTGGGGGTTGTGCTTTTTCGTATCCTCCGTATGGTCAGACTATGACTAGCCAAAGGTCTAGTCTTTAATAAAGTGCTGAATATGGCCCGTAATACTTCACAAGCCCCGCAGAACTAAGATTGATTCATGGATGAAATTCGGGTTCTCATTACCGACGACGATCCGCTCGTGCGCCTCGCCCTCAAGCAGTTTGTGGCGCGCGCACCTGAAATCTCAGTCATCGGCGAGGCAGAGAACGGCTTCGAAGCGATAGAAGCTGTCGGCAACCTTCATCCCGACATTGTGATGATGGACGTACAGATGCCCGGCATGGGTGGCATTGAAGCGACCGGAGAGATCACCTCTCGCTGGCCGGAGGTGCTGGTGCTCGCGGTGACGACCCTGGACAATCGCGAAACCGTACTCCCTATGCTTAGCGCCGGGGCTTCGGGATACATGCTCAAGGACTCAAGTCCCGATGAGATTGTGAGCGCGCTCAGGCAAGCGCACCAGGGAACGAGCTCACTCTCACCACGAGTCGCAGCCATGCTGGTACAGCATGTACGTGAGGCGAAGCCGACAACGACCGGAGACTTGGAAGCACTTACAGCTCGCGAGACAGAGGTGCTTGAGAAGCTCGCAGAGGGAAAGTCGAACGCCGAGATCGCTGAGACCCTCCACGTCTCTGAGGGAACCGTTAAGGCGCACCTAGGCGGCATCATGACGAAGTGGCAGGTTCGCGACCGTGTGCAGGTGCTCGTAACCGCCGCGCGGGCTGGTCTCATCGACTTCAGCTGAGCGAAGTACTTTCACCTTCGTGCGCACGGAGCGAGATACCCTCGCTAAACAGGAATTCCGGTTCGTGTTCGAGCGCGAGTTGTGGCAGCCGTTCGCCCCTACTTCCCGGCCAGGCGAGTTGAGCCGCAGTGGATCGCGTGTCTGAGCTGTACGCACCATAGGTCCCGGCCCCAAGAGTTTTTCAGCGGCGCGAACAATGCGTCAATTTGGTGAATTGCTGCGGATTGGGTCCAAGTGGCGACCACCGCTTTGTGATGGCGCCCCGCCCAGGCGGTTGACTCACTGTGTGTCTCTGCCACGGCACGTCCGAGTGCGCGGATCTCGACGAGCTGTGTTACTGAATCCGCGAGCGCCGCCGCAATCCCGTCGCCGAGTGCTGCGTCCGCTCGATCCACAAGGACATATCAAGGTGATCGCCAATCTAACCCCGGCCTGGCTCCCCCCTTCTCGTCGATAGCGCGGGCACGCTCGGCGCTGAGCGCTACCCGTGACAATGGCGCCGCGCCGAGAGAACGTGGTCTTCATGGTTCAGAGATCGACTGGACGGAGCGTTCAGTCACCTTGCTTCTCGAATAGTTGCGAGTGCATCCCACGCAAAATCGCCACCAACTGTGTGAGGAACGGCGATCAACACGTCACCGTCGATCACGATGTCTTCCGTATAGGGATGATCGGCGCTCGCTCCTTGGAAGAAAGCTGCCTCGGCGTCACGCAGATCAACCTCTACGTAGACCGATGACCGAAGCGCATCAAGTAGTTCACTCTTTGCCAGCTCATCGATGACAGCCACGCCGATGCTGCCCCCACCGTCAGTCTGCCGGATACCGAAAGAGCAATACAGTTGTTGGTCGCCACCGTGCAGCGTTGCCATTGTGAGGGGACCGACCTGAAGCCGC contains:
- a CDS encoding ABC transporter substrate-binding protein codes for the protein MRIKPLLPLGLIASAALVLTACSTGGTDAEAPETTEGGTLVYATGDAEPSCLDPHVGGNYPQALISTQYLEPLVGRDASGTITPWLATEWETSEDGLTWDFTLKEGVTFTDGTPLDAAAIKANVEHLQDPETQSSTGYLAVQKVAEVEVVDDTHARFHMSAPDSALLESMSQQWTAIQSPAGIERGMEANCQAPIGTGPFVVDEWVPQDHVTLVRNEDYQTPGPENDHDGGAFVDAIEWRFIPDAATRNAALVSGEVNIVDNPLPADIVAAEAGDEISHIDAPRPGAVNRIELNSNQAPFNDSKVREAFIRAANPDAGIDTLFQGTAPRSHSPLSSIEPLGYSDESLFAYDLDEAAKLLDEAGWTEGADGVREKDGEKLTVRFPVSTNQSTATEQSLFQQIQANVAEVGFDVQLEPLDLSSWYGALAAHEYEAVSAPYTKVGPDVLRILYHSASLVPAPSGYFANLAQLNDPELDALLDEASATLDADTRAGIYEEAQQRILSTFTVLPLYDQQNHFLTQGVDGVTTLGTVATPTFVNAKLTA
- a CDS encoding ABC transporter permease, with protein sequence MSTPKSIAVAVLNKLGAAVLVVWLTATVVFLALRASGDPLEAILGGPGSQASPEAVAQARADYGLDQPFFMQYLSQLWRVATLQFGDSYARKQPVADLLAANVPPTLVLATLAFVLAWVLALAATLAASTARGRLGRAIRSALTGIETVSSVMPQFFLGAVLILVFASQLQWLPATGGASGGARALILPVITLAVPIAGYLAHVLHGPLTEADTAPFATTARSRGASESRVLLRHTLRHAALPAISLSGWAYGSLLSGAVVVEVLFARQGLGRLLLEATTVRDMPVVIGSITIVALLYVVVLIVTDIVERIVDPRGTARRELASSGSDASTEVVA
- a CDS encoding ABC transporter permease, with amino-acid sequence MTITATRPRFSLRSLESGWFSVTISALFLAFITIAALAPSLLAPGDPLAIAPTEGFAEPSLVHLFGTDESGRDIYTRVVHGAGSSVGIGLAATAIGVVAGAVLGFAAGLGPRWLDAALARVFEVLFALPTLVIALLFVAVLGGGAWSATLAIGLATIPGYARMIRARVRGIAASGYAEWARLDGAGPFSVFAKHIAPNSLWPLVSAATLGVGQSIVWVAALGFLGLGAEPPAPEWGAMLDAGRVYLSSAWWMTVMPGLTIVATATALTVIGRRFAAGGSR
- a CDS encoding ABC transporter ATP-binding protein — its product is MTGTVLEIANLTVTRKGAGGVRVPVLHDISLSLAPGECLAIVGSSGAGKSVLSRTLLGLTDASGGNSWRVDAEQFDIAGQDVRRASRRQWRSLRGSEVALVLQDALQSLDPLRTIEAEVSEALAIRGVPRRERRAQTIRALEAAGLPHAETLLHLRSDALSGGMRQRALIASALIGNPSILIADEPTTALDPATARQVLDEFARVRDSGASLVVVSHDLAAVARIADRIAVIEDGTFVEVGHATQILEEPHHPATKALVAAIPHRGAGSRPDAAPAGEVLAEFTNATRSFGERGGKYLGVRDVNLTVNRGQILGVAGGSGEGKTTLSRILAGAERLDSGNLTLRDGSRVRLIPQDPLATFDPRWRTARILAATIKRAEYAAGEAPTPAALMERVGLSPALLSRYPSTLSGGERQRVAIARALAARPNILVCDEAVSALDTVTQAGVLDLLATLRSELAIVFVSHDLSALLSVADRVVVMQEGRIATPEETEAFLAVEHA
- a CDS encoding sensor histidine kinase → MTIRGESERASTRFQLGQAEPLTRPERIAVLVLIGGIVSIDLVGFFTSSDLDWFRTLLSIATTLSFALFIWSPLIAVSTLAGVIAVSLFVGSAAPALVAGAIAAGLVLRLASTTIIFAYVGGLLILNALYAFLYGEDATMPTSIALVLISATLSGGVGLALRISYARGTRLERELVEQAEREREAVLAERKWIAGELHDSIAHHLTVIAMHVQLVDDENSRPTSQSAIQTSARKALSDLRFVIQMAEDAPRGTGVPSGDLAAAIEEATEEFEATGRTVACVGDPNDENIPRGAEIIFARVVRESATNVLKYAGMGEVRIEISLEPETVSLKIHSPLPDVPRRDLPSTGTGLNRMAERVLGVSGEFTAGPDESDPESRSWLVSVRLPMA
- a CDS encoding response regulator — its product is MDEIRVLITDDDPLVRLALKQFVARAPEISVIGEAENGFEAIEAVGNLHPDIVMMDVQMPGMGGIEATGEITSRWPEVLVLAVTTLDNRETVLPMLSAGASGYMLKDSSPDEIVSALRQAHQGTSSLSPRVAAMLVQHVREAKPTTTGDLEALTARETEVLEKLAEGKSNAEIAETLHVSEGTVKAHLGGIMTKWQVRDRVQVLVTAARAGLIDFS